The following is a genomic window from Lysinibacillus sp. JNUCC-52.
TTTTCTAGCTGTACATAATCTTTGACTATCCTACACGATTTGTACTATTACCGCAAGCCAATTTCTGTCTTACGAACCAGGGCCGAGAATACCTTTTGATGCTAACACCCAATAGACAACGCCCCACAATAAAATAAATGTCGTCATGGACGCTAATAAAACCCACTTATTTTTTCTCAAATTCATTCACCCTTTTTTAACGTTAACGGGAGATCATTTTGTACAATATCTTCATAACTTTCACGTTTAATGGCTAATTGGTGCTGTCCATTTTCTACAAATACCACCGCTGGACGTGGTACACGATTGTAGTTGCTCGCCATCGAATAGCCATATGCCCCAGTACAGAAGATTGCTAGTACATCACCTGAAGCTGCTTCTTGTAATTTTGCATCGATAATCAATTTATCGCCCGATTCACAAAGTTTTCCAGCTACAGTGTACGTCTCTTCTTTTGGTGCATTGGCTTTACTTGCAATAACCGCCTCGTATTTCGCATCGTAGAGTGCAGGACGAATATTGTCACTCATTCCGCCATCAACTGCAATGTAGTTACGTACATCTGGTACTGTTTTTTGAGAACCAATTGTATAAAGTGATGTGCCTGCATCGCCAACAAGTGAACGACCTGGTTCAATCCAGATTTCTGGCATCGTTAGACCAAGTACTGTTGCTTTGTTTTTCACAACTGTAATCATATCCTCAACATATACTTGTGGCTCAAGCGGTGCATCTTCTTCTGTATAGCGAATACCAAAGCCCCCACCTAAGTTTAACACAGTACACGTAAAACCGTGAATCTTGTTCCAACTAGAAATCTTGTCGATTAATTTTTCTCCCGCTAAACCAAAGCCCGCTGTGTCAAAGATTTGAGAACCAATATGGCAGTGTAAGCCTAAAAGTTGTAAGTATTCATGTTTAAATGTTTGCTCAAACGCTTCATCTGCTTGGCCGTTATTTAAATCAAAGCCAAATTTAGAATCTGCTTGCCCTGTCGTAATGAAATCATGTGTATGTGCCTCAACACCTGGTGTGACACGCAACAAAATACGCATGTTTTGCTGACGGCGCTCTGAAATTTCTTTTAAAAGCTTAATTTCATAGAAGTTATCTACTACAATACAACCAATTTTTGAGTCAAAGGCTAGCTCTAATTCTGCAATACTTTTATTATTGCCATGGAAGTGAATGCGCTCTGCTGGGAATCCTGCTTTTAATGCTGTAAATAATTCTCCACCCGAGACAACATCCAATGATAGATTTTCCTCTGCTGCTAATTGGTACACCGCTACACATGCAAATGCTTTTGAAGCATAAGCTACTTCTGCCTTTACACCTAGTTTTTTGAATGTATCGATAAAGCCGCGTGCGCGTTTACGTATAAGCGCTGTATCGTACACAAAAAGTGGTGTACCGTATACTTTTGCAAGCTCTAGTGTGTCTACTTGTCCTATTGTTAAATGTCCATCTTCAGAAATCGCTTGTGTTCCATATAAATGCATTTGCATCTCTCCCTTTTTCACGTTTCCATTTTGTGAATTTGCGCCTCGTGGTATATTTAAAAACCTAGTTTAAAAACATCTCCATCGAGGCATTATTTTTCATTAGCAAGACCATTACATGTTGGCATGCTAACAAAAGTAATTTTTGCAAAAATCACAAAATACTATAGGTGAACTTTATCACATGAAAAAAGTGAGTGCAACGGCTCCTATGATCTTTTTCGCTGTTTGGAATCGACGATAAATGGTCTTAATGCATCCGACGTCATTGGGAAACGGATAATTACCCGAAGCATTGCTGTCGGGAAAAATGGTACGAGCGGCCATAAATACGGCGCTTGTAACGGACGCAATGAACATAAATACGTGAATAATATAAATATTCCAATGAATAATCCATCCGCCCCCCAAATGCCAGTCATAAGGAGCAAGAAAATTCTAAAGAGCTTAATGGAAATACTTAGCTCATAAGATGGAATAATAAATGTAAATATTGCTCCTACGGCTGTATATAACACAACTTCCGATGAGAAAACGCCAACATCGATGGCGATTTGTCCAATGATGACCCCTGCTACTAATCCCATTGCAGTGGATAATGGCGTAGGGGTATGAATGGCGGCCATCCTTAAAAATTCAATTCCTATATCAGCTATTAGGATTTGCAGTAATATTGGAATATGTGATTTTTCCTGACTACCTAAAAAGGACAAGGAATCAGGTAATAACGATTCGTTCGTTACAAATAAATACCACAATGGTAATAATAGTAACCCCATAACCGTTCCGAAATAACGCATAAAACGAACAAATGTCCCAACAATTGGCGCTTGTCTGTATTCTTCAGCATGCTGCAATAAATGAAAAATTGTAATAGGTACTAAAATAACAGAAGGTGACGTGTCCACCATGATGGCCACATGCCCCTCTAATAAATGAGCAGCGACAATGTCAGGTCGTTCTGTATAACGAACAAATGGTATAGGGTGGAACTTTTGCTTAAATAGCCACTCCTCTAGAGATTTATCGGCCATCGTCAAACCATCATGATTAATTTGACCAAGACGCTGTCGCAATTTATCGAGCATTTCCTCATTTGCAATATCCTTCATAAACGCAATTGCGACATCGGTCTGACCGATTTTGGATATTTTATGTAGCTCGAAGCGTAAATTACTGTTGCGAATGCGTCGACGCACTAAAGCTGTATTTTGTGAAATCCCTTCCGTAAAGCCATCCCTTGAACCACGTATTACCTTTTCATTATCAGGCTCCTCAGGTGATCGCCCTGGATAATTTCGCAGCTCAGCAACATAACAGTAACCACTTTTCGTAATAAATGTTACTTGTCCACTTAAAATGGCGAGCAGGTAGGCTTTACGCTCTGTTTCTTCAGAACGGCCATGGAAGTTAAAAAGTGTTTCAAAATATTCTTTCTCATCGTCAATATCGATGTCTTCTTCAGGTAACATACTTGATAGTAACTGTGTTAAGGTTTCCCCATCTACAAGTCCACTAATATATGCACAAAGAACCGGCAAATCTTTGACAAATAAATGCTTAATGCCAACGTCAAATGATTCGCCGTCCCCAAATTGCTCTTTAAGAAAATCTTCGGCTTCTTCTAAGCTGTTAAATAGTTTATTTGTCATGCTGTCACCATTTTCTTAGATGTCTTTTTCTACTCCATGCTCAACTGTGGCGCTTGTGGCCATCCAGCTTTTTAACTGCGCTAAAATCTTTTTCTCTAAACGAGATACTTGTACTTGTGAAATACCAAGCCTGTTGGCTATTTCCGTTTGTGTACAATCTGAAAAATAGCGTAAATAAATAATGGATTGCTCTCGAGGATCTAATCTTGTAAGCACTTCTTTGAGCGGAATATATTCAAATGGTTGCTCAGACTTTTCATCCTTCATTTGGTCCATTAACGTAATGGAATCCCCTTCACTTTCATACAATTGCTCATGTAAGGAAGCAGGATCCCTTAATGCATCCGAAGCAGTGACGATTTCCTCCGTCGTCACCCCAAGTACTTGTGCTAAATCTTGAATGGTCGGTGGATGCTCATTGTTCTTAATAAATTCGTCAGTTGCATGGCGTATTTTAAAGTTAAGCTCACGAATAGAGCGGCTAACCTTCACCATGCCATCATCTCTTAAGAACCGCTGTATTTCGCCGATAATCATCGGCACCGCATATGTGGAAAACTTCACATCGTATGCTAAATCAAACTTATCTACAGATTTCATAAGCCCTATACAGCCAATTTGAAATAAATCTTCGAGCTCCACGCCCCTTGTAGTGAAGCGTTGGACGATGGACCATACAAGTCTCGTATTCCCCTCAATCATTCGTTTACGAGCTTCATGGTCGCCCTGTTGTGAACGCGCAATTAAATCACGCATTTCCTCCTGTGACAAAAGCTTATCGGACGACTGTTCTATCGGCTTCACGATAGCAACCTCACATTACCGCTGTGCGAACCGAGTAAAATTTTTTCGTAAACGTTACTGTTGTGCCTTGTTGCCATTGAGACATGACTGTCAGCTGATCTGAAAAGCTATCCATAATTGTAAAGCCCATTCCCGAACGTTCCATTGCACTTTTCGTTGTAAACAAAGGTTCCATTGCTTGACTTACATCTGCAATACCAACCCCTTTATCCATTACAGATACGGTTACAATATCATCCTCACGTTTTGCATGGACTGTAACAACACCTTTACCATCCTCTTCATAACCGTGGATAATCGCATTGGAAACAGCTTCCGAGACAACTGTTTTAAATTCTGATAGCTCATCAATTGTTGGGTCTAATTGTGCGATAAAGCCTGTAATGGCCACACGTGCCAAAGCTTCATTTTCGCTAATTGCTAAAAAAGTTAATGTCATTTCGTTATCCATTTACAATCCCCCTAACTCGATCAATCGCTTCTTCCTCTGTTGCATCCATCATCCACGGCCCTAAACCAGAAAATTGAAATACTTTTCGCATTGTCGGCGATGGATTTAATAAAATTGTTCGTCCAGCCACTGCTTCTAATTCACGCATTCGACCAAGGACAAGGCCAACACCTGAACTATCCATAAACGATAGTCGTTCAAAATTCCAAATGATGGTCGTTACTGCGCCTTGAAATATTGCTGCAGAAATTTTAGCTCGAATTTGCTCTACTGCATGATGATCGAGCTCCCCAAATAAACGTACAACCACTGTCTCTCTTGTTACCATTTCTAATTGAAAATGCATGAACATCGCCTCCTCCTCGTGCAATTCCACATTCCTTTTGACAAATCCTTGCTGTTGACAGAACTAGTGCCAAGTCTTTCGAAATAGTGTAAAATCGACATTCTTATTGCTTTAAGGTTATGTGCAGTATGGGATAAATAAGAAAGTTTTAAACGTGGTCTACATTTTTTGTAAGTGTAACTGTGAAGGAGGCTTTTTTATGTAGTTATTTAGTAAAAAGGCAGCCGAAAAACAAAAGAAAAAGTGTTCGATTGACGGCCGTCAATCG
Proteins encoded in this region:
- the lysA gene encoding diaminopimelate decarboxylase; translation: MHLYGTQAISEDGHLTIGQVDTLELAKVYGTPLFVYDTALIRKRARGFIDTFKKLGVKAEVAYASKAFACVAVYQLAAEENLSLDVVSGGELFTALKAGFPAERIHFHGNNKSIAELELAFDSKIGCIVVDNFYEIKLLKEISERRQQNMRILLRVTPGVEAHTHDFITTGQADSKFGFDLNNGQADEAFEQTFKHEYLQLLGLHCHIGSQIFDTAGFGLAGEKLIDKISSWNKIHGFTCTVLNLGGGFGIRYTEEDAPLEPQVYVEDMITVVKNKATVLGLTMPEIWIEPGRSLVGDAGTSLYTIGSQKTVPDVRNYIAVDGGMSDNIRPALYDAKYEAVIASKANAPKEETYTVAGKLCESGDKLIIDAKLQEAASGDVLAIFCTGAYGYSMASNYNRVPRPAVVFVENGQHQLAIKRESYEDIVQNDLPLTLKKGE
- the spoIIAA gene encoding anti-sigma F factor antagonist is translated as MHFQLEMVTRETVVVRLFGELDHHAVEQIRAKISAAIFQGAVTTIIWNFERLSFMDSSGVGLVLGRMRELEAVAGRTILLNPSPTMRKVFQFSGLGPWMMDATEEEAIDRVRGIVNG
- a CDS encoding SigF/SigG family RNA polymerase sporulation sigma factor, which gives rise to MKPIEQSSDKLLSQEEMRDLIARSQQGDHEARKRMIEGNTRLVWSIVQRFTTRGVELEDLFQIGCIGLMKSVDKFDLAYDVKFSTYAVPMIIGEIQRFLRDDGMVKVSRSIRELNFKIRHATDEFIKNNEHPPTIQDLAQVLGVTTEEIVTASDALRDPASLHEQLYESEGDSITLMDQMKDEKSEQPFEYIPLKEVLTRLDPREQSIIYLRYFSDCTQTEIANRLGISQVQVSRLEKKILAQLKSWMATSATVEHGVEKDI
- a CDS encoding spore germination protein, with the translated sequence MTNKLFNSLEEAEDFLKEQFGDGESFDVGIKHLFVKDLPVLCAYISGLVDGETLTQLLSSMLPEEDIDIDDEKEYFETLFNFHGRSEETERKAYLLAILSGQVTFITKSGYCYVAELRNYPGRSPEEPDNEKVIRGSRDGFTEGISQNTALVRRRIRNSNLRFELHKISKIGQTDVAIAFMKDIANEEMLDKLRQRLGQINHDGLTMADKSLEEWLFKQKFHPIPFVRYTERPDIVAAHLLEGHVAIMVDTSPSVILVPITIFHLLQHAEEYRQAPIVGTFVRFMRYFGTVMGLLLLPLWYLFVTNESLLPDSLSFLGSQEKSHIPILLQILIADIGIEFLRMAAIHTPTPLSTAMGLVAGVIIGQIAIDVGVFSSEVVLYTAVGAIFTFIIPSYELSISIKLFRIFLLLMTGIWGADGLFIGIFILFTYLCSLRPLQAPYLWPLVPFFPTAMLRVIIRFPMTSDALRPFIVDSKQRKRS
- the spoIIAB gene encoding anti-sigma F factor; amino-acid sequence: MDNEMTLTFLAISENEALARVAITGFIAQLDPTIDELSEFKTVVSEAVSNAIIHGYEEDGKGVVTVHAKREDDIVTVSVMDKGVGIADVSQAMEPLFTTKSAMERSGMGFTIMDSFSDQLTVMSQWQQGTTVTFTKKFYSVRTAVM